CGGTCAGCGAGCTGGAGGACCCGACCCCGTTCCTGGAGGGCGGCGAGCTGGTCCTCACCACGGGCATGCGCCTGGACGCCGGCAACGCCGGGCCGTACATCGACCGGCTGGTCGGCAGGGAGGTCACCGGGCTCGGGCTGGGCGTCGGACTGGGGCACGAGACGATCCCGGCCGAGCTGGTGGACGCGGCGGCCCGGGCGGGGCTGCCGCTGATCGAGGTGCCGCGAACCACCCCGTTCGTCGCGATCGGCAAACTGGTCAGCGACCTGATCGCCGCCGAGCAGTACGACGAGATCAGACGCGCCTTCGCCACCCAGGGCCGCCTCACCCGCGCCGCCCTCCGTCCCGAGGGGCCCCGCGCGGTGATCGAGTGCCTGGCCCGCGAACTCGGCGGCTGGGCCGTCCTGCTCGACGAGGCGGGAGCCGTACGGCACGCGGCGGGGAAGGGGGCGGCCGCCATAACCGGACTCACCCCCGAACTGGAGCGCCTGAGGAAGCCCGCGGGCGGGAGCACGCCCGCGACCCTGGCGCTCTCCACGCCGCAGGAGCACGTCATCGTGCAGCCGCTCGGCGCCCGCCGCGTCAGGGGCTTCTTCGCGGTCGGCCTCGGACGTCCCTTCACCCCGGTCGCGCACACCGTGGTCAACGCCGCCGGCTCCCTGCTGACACTCGCCGTCGAACACGGCCGCGAGCATCTGGCGGCCGAGCGCAGGGTCCGTTCGGCGGTGCTACGGCTGCTCCTGGCCGGGGAGACACAGGCCGGCCAGGAGGCATTGGAACGGCTGGGGAGCGGACTCCCCGGCGGGCCGCTGGTGGTGCTGGCCGTCGGCGGCGACCAGGAGGCGGTGCTGGAGGCCGCAGGCGACGAGTTCGCGGTGGCCGTGGACGACCGGGTGGTGGCCGTCGTCGCGGCAGACCAGGCAGACAAGGCGGTCTCAGCGCTGCGGGAACACGGTCCGGTCGGGATCGGCTCCCCGGTCGGCCTCGACGATCTGCGCACCGGGGTGGACCAGGCAGACCGGGCGCTCACCTCCGCCCGCCGTACCGCCGGGCGGGTCGTCCGCTCCGCCGACCTCGCGGGCCAGGGTCTGTTGTCGCTGCTGGACCCTGCCGCGACCACGGCGTTCTCCTCGGCGCTGCTCGCCCCGCTGCGCGAGTACGGCTCGCGCGCCGACCTGCTGGAGTCCCTCCGCGCCT
Above is a genomic segment from Streptosporangium album containing:
- a CDS encoding PucR family transcriptional regulator, with product MVVAPTLRTVVRRLPLKLSLLTGQDALDRPVRWVAVSELEDPTPFLEGGELVLTTGMRLDAGNAGPYIDRLVGREVTGLGLGVGLGHETIPAELVDAAARAGLPLIEVPRTTPFVAIGKLVSDLIAAEQYDEIRRAFATQGRLTRAALRPEGPRAVIECLARELGGWAVLLDEAGAVRHAAGKGAAAITGLTPELERLRKPAGGSTPATLALSTPQEHVIVQPLGARRVRGFFAVGLGRPFTPVAHTVVNAAGSLLTLAVEHGREHLAAERRVRSAVLRLLLAGETQAGQEALERLGSGLPGGPLVVLAVGGDQEAVLEAAGDEFAVAVDDRVVAVVAADQADKAVSALREHGPVGIGSPVGLDDLRTGVDQADRALTSARRTAGRVVRSADLAGQGLLSLLDPAATTAFSSALLAPLREYGSRADLLESLRAYLACNGHWDAAAQRLGVHRHTLRYRMRRVAELLGRDLDDPAARAELWVALAMTG